From Nitrobacter sp. NHB1, a single genomic window includes:
- a CDS encoding phasin, with protein sequence MSEDGRDHFEIPKDMRSMAEAGFEQARKAFESFLSGAQQTTSSIEERNEAVRGNVRDISSKAISFAQQNVTASLDYAEKLVRATDLSEVMRLHTDYVQSQMKALSEQASEIGQSMGRAAMDTGKPKS encoded by the coding sequence ATGAGTGAAGACGGGCGTGACCATTTCGAAATTCCGAAAGACATGCGATCAATGGCCGAAGCCGGTTTTGAGCAGGCGCGCAAGGCCTTCGAGAGCTTTCTCAGCGGAGCCCAGCAGACCACCAGTTCGATCGAGGAACGTAATGAGGCCGTTCGCGGCAACGTCCGGGACATCAGCAGCAAGGCGATCTCCTTCGCCCAGCAGAACGTGACCGCGTCGCTGGACTACGCCGAGAAGCTTGTTCGCGCCACGGATCTCTCCGAGGTGATGCGGCTGCACACCGACTATGTGCAGAGTCAGATGAAGGCGCTGAGCGAGCAGGCCAGCGAAATAGGGCAAAGCATGGGCCGGGCCGCGATGGATACAGGGAAGCCCAAAAGTTGA
- a CDS encoding phasin, with the protein MANTTDPFEVPEQVRAFAEKGVSQARDNYAKFKDAAQSGNGAVEAVFSAASKGAHTYSTKLLDFGQVNTSAGFDFLQELVGAKSLSDATEVWSTHTRKQVQTFAAQAKELAELTQQIAAETAEPIKTGASKLFRPAA; encoded by the coding sequence ATGGCCAACACAACCGATCCGTTTGAAGTCCCCGAGCAGGTACGCGCATTCGCTGAAAAAGGCGTCTCGCAGGCCCGCGACAACTATGCGAAATTCAAGGACGCCGCGCAGAGCGGCAACGGCGCCGTCGAGGCTGTGTTCAGCGCCGCCAGCAAGGGCGCACACACCTATTCCACCAAGCTTCTCGATTTCGGTCAGGTCAATACCAGCGCCGGCTTCGATTTTTTGCAGGAACTGGTCGGAGCGAAGTCGCTGTCCGATGCGACTGAAGTGTGGAGCACCCATACCCGCAAGCAGGTCCAGACCTTTGCAGCCCAGGCCAAGGAGCTGGCCGAACTGACCCAGCAGATCGCTGCCGAAACCGCCGAGCCGATCAAGACCGGCGCGTCGAAGCTGTTCCGGCCGGCCGCCTGA
- a CDS encoding CsbD family protein — protein sequence MDWNRIEENWDQVKYKVRDQWGKFTFDDLWEISGKREHLEKKLQQRYGYGNDYAKKEVDEWYTKAQSWPDKSNEPPRWAGY from the coding sequence ATGGACTGGAATCGGATTGAAGAAAATTGGGATCAGGTCAAGTACAAGGTCAGGGATCAGTGGGGCAAGTTCACTTTCGACGACCTCTGGGAGATCTCTGGCAAGCGTGAGCACCTCGAAAAGAAGCTGCAGCAACGCTACGGGTATGGAAACGACTACGCAAAAAAAGAAGTCGATGAGTGGTATACGAAGGCGCAGTCGTGGCCCGACAAATCGAACGAGCCGCCCCGCTGGGCAGGATATTAG
- a CDS encoding N-acetylmuramoyl-L-alanine amidase produces the protein MFASADSGLKRRCPLPIPKANAGMPTFIPDSSVVSDTVPSLNFGDRAKGRQPDMIVLHYTGMPDVEGALARLCTSGTDVSAHYVVLEDGRIVQCVQEAKRAWHAGVASWAGEEDINSCSIGIEIVNRGHDWGYPDFPLRQIAAVIALCRGIIHRRDIPADRIVGHSDVAPARKKDPGEKFPWHSLADSGVGHWVRAAPIVRGDVLKTGSEGDDVRALQQSLARYGYGIKASGTFDTPTMEVVTAFQRHFRPERVDGLADQSTLDTLRALLESLPDPDRRRGITRDQPRA, from the coding sequence ATGTTCGCGTCTGCTGATTCCGGTTTGAAGCGTCGATGCCCCCTCCCGATCCCCAAGGCCAACGCTGGAATGCCGACCTTCATCCCGGACTCATCTGTTGTCTCCGATACCGTGCCCTCCTTGAACTTCGGCGACCGCGCCAAAGGGCGGCAGCCGGACATGATCGTGCTGCACTACACCGGGATGCCCGACGTCGAGGGCGCGTTGGCGCGGCTGTGCACCTCCGGAACCGACGTGTCCGCACATTATGTCGTGCTCGAGGACGGCCGCATTGTGCAATGCGTCCAGGAGGCGAAGCGGGCCTGGCACGCCGGCGTCGCCTCATGGGCCGGCGAGGAGGACATCAACTCCTGTTCGATCGGGATCGAGATCGTCAATCGCGGCCACGACTGGGGTTATCCGGATTTTCCGCTACGGCAGATCGCCGCCGTCATCGCGCTGTGCCGCGGCATCATCCATCGACGCGATATCCCGGCCGATCGCATTGTCGGCCATTCCGACGTCGCACCTGCGCGCAAGAAGGATCCCGGCGAAAAATTTCCGTGGCATTCGCTGGCGGATTCCGGCGTCGGCCATTGGGTCCGGGCAGCGCCGATCGTGCGCGGCGACGTGCTGAAGACCGGTAGCGAGGGCGACGATGTCCGCGCGCTACAGCAATCGCTGGCGCGATACGGCTACGGCATCAAGGCCAGCGGGACATTCGATACCCCGACCATGGAAGTGGTCACGGCCTTTCAGCGTCACTTCCGGCCCGAACGCGTCGACGGTCTCGCCGATCAATCGACGTTGGACACGCTGCGAGCCCTGCTCGAAAGCCTGCCGGACCCCGATCGCCGTCGCGGCATCACGCGAGACCAGCCGAGGGCTTAG
- the rsmH gene encoding 16S rRNA (cytosine(1402)-N(4))-methyltransferase RsmH: MAAPQIPCGSPGLPAHLLVERLGADPTGVGTRLQDRKGRVIFGHLGQNGRARVESEASADEDRTMTAPPVRHVPVLGREAVAMLAPRAGGVYVDATFGAGGYSRAILAAANTRVIGIDRDRSAIAGGFALVEESGGRLTLVEDRFSNLAAVCAAEGTEAVDGIVMDVGVSSMQLDEAGRGFSFRLDGPLDMRMSAHGPTAADVVARASETDLANIIYIFGEERRSRAVARAIVAARRNTPVMTTRALADIVSKVVRAKPHEIHPATRTFQALRIFVNEELDELIAALAAAERVLRPGGRLVVVSFHSLEDRIVKNFFAARGKAGGGSRHRPEIERAAPSFAILTRRPVTAGEDEVSANSRARSAKLRAAERTGAPATGDDGGPPGWPSLANVMRGG, encoded by the coding sequence ATGGCAGCCCCTCAAATTCCATGCGGAAGCCCGGGTTTGCCAGCTCATCTCCTTGTGGAGCGATTGGGAGCCGATCCGACCGGCGTGGGCACCCGGCTTCAGGACCGCAAGGGCCGGGTGATTTTCGGACATTTGGGGCAGAATGGGCGCGCGCGTGTCGAGAGCGAGGCATCTGCGGACGAGGACCGGACCATGACGGCTCCGCCGGTTCGTCATGTGCCCGTGCTCGGCCGCGAGGCCGTCGCCATGCTCGCGCCGCGTGCCGGCGGCGTCTACGTCGATGCGACCTTCGGGGCCGGAGGCTATTCCCGCGCCATTCTCGCCGCCGCGAATACCCGTGTGATCGGAATCGACCGCGACCGTAGCGCCATTGCCGGCGGCTTCGCTCTGGTGGAGGAGTCCGGCGGCCGGCTGACGCTGGTCGAGGACCGCTTCTCCAATCTTGCCGCGGTCTGCGCGGCGGAGGGCACTGAGGCCGTCGACGGCATTGTCATGGATGTCGGCGTGTCCTCGATGCAACTCGACGAGGCCGGTCGCGGCTTCTCGTTTCGTCTCGATGGTCCGCTCGACATGCGCATGAGCGCTCACGGGCCGACCGCCGCCGACGTGGTGGCGCGCGCGTCCGAGACCGATCTCGCCAATATCATCTATATCTTCGGCGAGGAGCGCCGCTCGCGCGCCGTGGCCCGCGCCATCGTCGCGGCACGGCGCAACACGCCGGTCATGACCACGCGGGCGCTGGCCGATATCGTATCAAAGGTGGTGCGCGCGAAGCCGCACGAGATCCACCCGGCGACGCGGACGTTTCAGGCCCTGCGGATTTTCGTCAACGAGGAACTCGACGAACTGATCGCGGCGCTGGCGGCGGCGGAACGCGTGCTCAGGCCCGGCGGCCGGCTCGTGGTGGTGTCCTTTCATTCGCTGGAAGACCGCATCGTCAAGAATTTCTTCGCCGCGCGCGGCAAGGCGGGCGGCGGTTCGCGCCACCGGCCGGAAATAGAACGGGCGGCGCCGAGCTTTGCCATCCTGACCAGGCGTCCGGTGACGGCAGGCGAAGACGAAGTGAGCGCCAACTCGCGTGCGCGTTCCGCCAAGCTGCGCGCCGCCGAGCGGACCGGTGCGCCCGCGACCGGTGACGATGGCGGGCCTCCGGGCTGGCCCTCGCTCGCAAACGTGATGCGGGGAGGCTGA
- the ftsL gene encoding cell division protein FtsL encodes MRIIHFLVVCALVYAASYVYRIKMDSTARTERVLRLHAQVRAQREAIADLRAEWARLDAPRRLQILAERHLKLKPIDATQFDSLKNLPERPPSLVPPGTSDPIGAMIEIVDPDVVTGSLPSPEDPR; translated from the coding sequence ATGCGGATCATTCATTTCCTCGTGGTCTGCGCGCTGGTCTATGCGGCATCGTATGTCTACCGCATCAAGATGGATTCGACGGCCCGCACCGAGCGCGTGTTGCGGCTCCATGCGCAGGTGCGCGCGCAGCGCGAGGCGATTGCGGACCTGCGTGCGGAATGGGCCAGGCTCGATGCGCCGAGGCGCCTGCAGATTCTGGCCGAGCGGCATCTGAAACTGAAGCCGATCGACGCCACGCAGTTCGACTCACTGAAGAACCTGCCGGAGCGGCCGCCGAGCCTGGTGCCGCCCGGCACCTCGGATCCGATCGGCGCCATGATCGAGATCGTCGATCCCGATGTGGTCACCGGCTCACTTCCGTCGCCGGAGGACCCGCGATGA
- a CDS encoding peptidoglycan D,D-transpeptidase FtsI family protein — MTGQNTRDRGSHTPSVAWSQRMIRNLLYGRNVDRAAKARVRVGLVIIAFGLIYAVIAARLVMFAAFPDDRGGHRTASQDAIATARPDIVDRNGQILATDVKAPSLFGEPRRIIDRDEAVELLTATLPDLETAEVRQRLGTRKGFVWLKREITPSQQKEIHNLGIPGIGFLRENKRVYPSGREVAHLIGLVNIDNQGIAGMEKWLDSNGLADLHRAGFATDRLQKPVELSVDLRVEHALRDELVKAKEHYHAKAASGLVSNVRTGEIVAMVSLPDFDPNNPKEAHDPDRINRLTTGVYEMGSTFKAFTLAMALDSGKYDLNSMWDARAPLHFGRFTIHDDHALGRFINMKEVFTYSSNIGAARIALAMGVEAHKAFLRKLGQMDRLRTELPESAAPILPRQWGELSTVTIAYGHGIAVAPLQAVMGIDALVNGGWLIPPTFLKRSEADAMKLAKRVIKKETSDKMRFLLRLNAEVGTARKADVKGYYVGGKTGTAEKVIHGRYAKKRVLNAFTAILPADNPQYQLLIMLDEPQPLKETHGFITSGWNAVPTGGKVIARIAPLLGVQPRFDLPPSERLILAASRTAQ; from the coding sequence ATGACCGGTCAGAACACGCGCGACCGCGGTAGCCACACGCCGTCCGTGGCGTGGAGCCAGCGCATGATCCGCAACCTGCTCTACGGGCGCAATGTCGATCGCGCCGCCAAGGCCCGGGTGCGCGTCGGCCTCGTCATCATTGCATTCGGCTTGATCTATGCGGTGATCGCGGCTCGCCTAGTCATGTTTGCAGCATTCCCGGACGACCGGGGAGGCCACCGCACCGCGTCGCAGGATGCGATTGCCACCGCGCGGCCCGATATCGTCGATCGTAACGGCCAGATTCTTGCCACCGATGTCAAGGCGCCGAGCCTGTTCGGCGAGCCGCGCCGCATCATCGACAGGGACGAGGCGGTCGAGTTGCTGACGGCGACGCTCCCCGACCTCGAGACCGCCGAGGTTCGCCAGCGACTCGGCACCCGCAAGGGCTTCGTTTGGCTGAAGCGCGAGATCACCCCGTCCCAGCAGAAGGAAATCCATAATCTCGGAATTCCGGGCATCGGTTTTCTGCGCGAGAACAAGCGCGTCTATCCAAGCGGCCGCGAGGTGGCGCATCTGATCGGCCTGGTCAACATCGACAACCAGGGCATCGCCGGTATGGAGAAGTGGCTCGACAGCAACGGGCTCGCCGATCTGCATCGCGCCGGCTTCGCCACCGACCGCCTGCAAAAGCCCGTGGAACTGTCGGTCGACCTACGCGTCGAGCACGCGCTGCGCGACGAGCTGGTCAAGGCCAAGGAGCATTATCACGCCAAGGCTGCCTCGGGCCTCGTCTCCAACGTGCGGACCGGCGAGATCGTCGCGATGGTCTCGCTGCCGGACTTCGATCCGAACAACCCGAAGGAAGCGCACGATCCCGACCGCATCAACCGTTTGACCACGGGCGTGTACGAAATGGGATCGACCTTCAAGGCTTTCACGCTGGCGATGGCGCTCGATTCCGGCAAGTACGATCTGAATTCGATGTGGGATGCGCGTGCGCCGCTGCATTTCGGCCGCTTCACGATCCACGACGACCACGCGCTGGGCCGTTTCATCAACATGAAGGAAGTGTTCACCTATTCATCCAACATCGGCGCGGCACGGATCGCGCTGGCGATGGGCGTCGAGGCGCATAAGGCGTTTCTGCGCAAGCTGGGCCAGATGGACCGCCTGCGCACCGAACTGCCGGAAAGCGCCGCGCCGATCCTGCCGCGCCAATGGGGCGAACTGAGTACCGTTACCATCGCCTACGGTCACGGCATCGCGGTGGCGCCGTTGCAGGCGGTGATGGGCATCGACGCGCTGGTCAACGGCGGCTGGCTGATCCCGCCGACCTTCCTGAAGCGATCGGAGGCGGACGCGATGAAGCTCGCCAAGCGCGTCATCAAAAAGGAAACCAGCGACAAGATGCGCTTCCTGCTGCGACTGAACGCCGAGGTCGGAACCGCGAGGAAGGCCGACGTCAAGGGCTACTATGTCGGCGGCAAGACCGGCACCGCCGAAAAGGTGATCCACGGCCGCTATGCCAAGAAGCGCGTCCTCAACGCCTTCACCGCGATTCTGCCGGCGGACAATCCCCAGTACCAGCTTCTGATCATGCTGGACGAGCCGCAGCCGCTCAAGGAAACCCATGGCTTTATTACATCCGGCTGGAACGCGGTGCCGACCGGCGGCAAGGTGATTGCGCGCATCGCACCGCTGCTCGGCGTTCAGCCGCGGTTCGATTTGCCGCCGTCCGAGCGCCTCATTCTTGCGGCATCCAGGACGGCGCAGTAG
- a CDS encoding UDP-N-acetylmuramoyl-L-alanyl-D-glutamate--2,6-diaminopimelate ligase codes for MKLRELFGDNAAMDARTGELAVAGLAMDSREVKPGDLFFALAGTKTDGARFIDTAIASGAVAVVGDHAPAGGRVPFVATPNPRRALALAAAKFYPRQPATIAAVTGTSGKTSVAAFTRQIWLRLGHPAASIGTIGVVAPSRAVYGSVTTPDPIALHRELDQLVGEGVTHLALEASSHGLDQYRLDGVRVRAAGFTNLSRDHMDYHPTVAHYLDTKLRLFRELVDPDGVAVISADHDCSGTVIEAATARNLPVMRVGRHGDGVRTGIRLVDAAIDGFAQRLILEHAGLERVLRLPLVGEFQIENALVSAGLVIGTGGDADQVFASLEHLEGAKGRLELVGKRNGAPVFVDYAHKPDALAKALQALRPYASRKLVVVFGAGGDRDAGKRPLMGEIAANNADIVIITDDNPRSENPAAIRSAILAAATGAREIGDRAEAIRAAIADLQPGDALLIAGKGHETGQIVGDRVLPFSDHDAAAAALASLQ; via the coding sequence ATGAAACTTCGCGAGCTTTTCGGCGACAACGCCGCCATGGACGCGCGGACAGGCGAGCTTGCCGTCGCTGGCCTCGCCATGGACAGCCGCGAGGTGAAGCCGGGCGATCTTTTCTTCGCGCTCGCCGGCACAAAGACCGATGGCGCGCGGTTCATCGATACCGCGATCGCGTCCGGCGCGGTTGCGGTCGTCGGTGACCACGCGCCGGCGGGTGGTCGCGTCCCGTTCGTTGCGACGCCGAATCCGCGCCGCGCGCTGGCGCTTGCGGCCGCGAAATTTTATCCGCGACAGCCCGCGACCATCGCCGCCGTCACCGGCACCAGCGGCAAGACTTCGGTCGCAGCCTTCACACGGCAGATCTGGCTGCGGCTCGGGCACCCGGCTGCTAGCATCGGTACTATCGGCGTGGTTGCGCCGTCGCGCGCGGTGTACGGCTCGGTGACGACGCCCGATCCGATCGCATTGCATCGCGAACTCGATCAGCTTGTGGGCGAGGGCGTGACACATCTCGCGCTGGAAGCGTCCTCGCACGGACTCGATCAATATCGCCTCGACGGCGTACGCGTGCGCGCTGCCGGCTTCACCAATCTGTCGCGCGACCACATGGATTATCATCCGACCGTCGCACACTATCTCGATACAAAACTGCGGCTGTTCCGCGAACTGGTTGACCCCGATGGCGTTGCCGTGATTTCCGCCGATCATGACTGTTCCGGTACAGTGATCGAAGCGGCGACCGCGCGCAACCTGCCGGTGATGCGTGTCGGCCGCCACGGAGACGGCGTGCGTACCGGCATTCGTCTGGTCGATGCGGCCATCGATGGTTTTGCGCAACGGCTAATTCTCGAACACGCCGGGCTGGAGCGCGTGCTGCGTCTGCCCTTGGTCGGTGAATTCCAGATCGAGAACGCGCTGGTGTCGGCGGGGCTCGTCATCGGCACCGGCGGCGACGCGGATCAGGTGTTTGCGTCGCTCGAACATCTCGAAGGCGCGAAAGGACGGCTTGAACTGGTCGGCAAGCGCAACGGCGCGCCGGTTTTTGTCGATTATGCCCACAAGCCGGACGCGCTGGCGAAGGCGTTGCAGGCGTTGCGACCTTACGCCAGCCGCAAGCTCGTGGTGGTGTTCGGCGCGGGCGGCGACCGCGACGCGGGGAAACGTCCGCTGATGGGCGAGATTGCTGCTAACAACGCCGACATAGTCATTATTACCGACGACAATCCGCGCAGCGAAAATCCCGCCGCCATTCGCTCGGCGATCCTCGCCGCCGCCACAGGCGCGCGCGAGATCGGTGATCGCGCCGAGGCGATCCGCGCCGCGATCGCTGACCTTCAGCCGGGCGACGCGCTGCTGATCGCCGGCAAGGGTCACGAGACCGGACAGATTGTCGGCGATCGCGTGCTGCCGTTCAGCGACCATGACGCGGCGGCAGCGGCGTTGGCATCGTTGCAATGA
- a CDS encoding UDP-N-acetylmuramoylalanyl-D-glutamyl-2,6-diaminopimelate--D-alanyl-D-alanine ligase, which produces MSTQPLWTLDAMVAAMRAERRGALPAAITGISIDSRTIAPGDAYFAIKGDVHDGHAFVEAALKAGAALAVIEAAQRDKFAADAPLLIVDDVLAALCDLARASRARLAARVIAVTGSVGKTSTKEALRSILGAQGKTHASVASFNNHWGVPLTLARCPVDVRFAIFEIGMNHAGEIAPLVKMVRPHIAIITTVEPVHLEFFSGVEAIADAKAEIFEGVEPNGVVVLNRDNVHFARLQKRAKKLGIAKIVSFGADEEADARLLDVALHPACSAVHAKILGHELTYKLAMPGRHMAMNSLAVLTAASLAGADLALAGLALSQAQPAAGRGVRHVLTVPNGEATLIDESYNANPASMAAALNVLGQAGVGTQGRRIAVLGDMLELGPGSTDLHRGLIEAINANAIDMIFCCGPLMRNLWDALSSGKRGGYAEGSAALESQVVAAIRAGDVVMVKGSLGSRMKVIVTALEKRFPGNAAHDGVAV; this is translated from the coding sequence ATGAGCACCCAGCCACTCTGGACTTTGGACGCGATGGTTGCGGCGATGCGTGCCGAGAGACGTGGCGCGCTGCCCGCGGCGATCACCGGCATCTCCATCGACAGCCGCACCATTGCGCCGGGCGATGCCTATTTCGCGATCAAGGGCGATGTCCATGACGGCCACGCTTTCGTCGAGGCCGCCTTGAAGGCGGGTGCGGCGCTGGCGGTGATCGAGGCCGCGCAGCGCGACAAGTTCGCTGCCGATGCGCCGTTGCTGATCGTCGACGATGTGCTTGCCGCCTTGTGCGATCTGGCGCGGGCGTCGCGCGCGCGCCTCGCCGCGCGGGTGATCGCGGTGACAGGCTCGGTCGGCAAGACTTCGACCAAGGAGGCGCTGCGAAGTATCCTCGGCGCGCAGGGCAAGACCCACGCCTCGGTGGCCTCGTTCAACAACCACTGGGGCGTGCCGCTGACGCTGGCGCGCTGCCCGGTGGACGTGCGTTTTGCGATCTTCGAGATCGGGATGAATCATGCGGGCGAGATCGCGCCGCTGGTAAAAATGGTGCGGCCGCATATCGCGATCATCACCACGGTCGAGCCGGTGCATCTGGAATTCTTTTCCGGCGTTGAGGCGATCGCCGACGCCAAGGCGGAAATTTTCGAAGGTGTCGAGCCGAACGGCGTCGTCGTGCTCAATCGTGACAACGTGCATTTCGCGCGGCTGCAGAAGCGCGCGAAGAAACTCGGCATCGCGAAGATCGTCTCGTTCGGCGCGGACGAGGAGGCCGACGCCCGCCTGCTTGATGTGGCGTTGCATCCGGCGTGCTCCGCCGTACATGCCAAAATTCTCGGCCATGAGCTGACCTACAAGCTCGCTATGCCCGGCCGCCACATGGCGATGAATTCGCTGGCGGTGCTGACGGCGGCGTCGCTGGCCGGCGCCGATCTCGCGCTTGCGGGTCTTGCGCTGTCGCAGGCGCAGCCGGCCGCGGGACGCGGCGTGCGCCACGTTCTGACTGTACCGAACGGCGAGGCGACGCTGATCGACGAGAGCTACAACGCCAATCCGGCCTCGATGGCTGCGGCGCTCAACGTGCTCGGCCAAGCCGGGGTCGGCACGCAGGGCCGCCGCATCGCCGTGCTGGGCGACATGCTGGAACTCGGCCCCGGGAGCACCGATTTGCACCGCGGCCTGATCGAGGCCATCAATGCCAACGCCATCGACATGATATTTTGCTGCGGCCCGCTGATGCGCAACCTGTGGGATGCGCTTTCCTCCGGCAAGCGGGGCGGCTATGCAGAGGGATCGGCCGCGCTCGAATCGCAGGTGGTGGCGGCGATCCGCGCCGGCGACGTCGTCATGGTCAAGGGCTCGCTCGGATCGCGAATGAAAGTGATTGTGACGGCGCTTGAAAAGCGATTTCCCGGCAACGCCGCGCATGACGGAGTCGCGGTCTAG
- the mraY gene encoding phospho-N-acetylmuramoyl-pentapeptide-transferase, whose translation MFYWLIDLSNTVPGLGIFKPMLNVFRYITFRTGGAMVTAALFVFLFGPWIIDNLRLRQGKGQPIRADGPQSHLVSKKGTPTMGGLMILSGLVVSTVLWANPLNPYVWIVLAVTLGFGFIGFYDDYLKVTKQTHAGFAGRTRLLLELLIALAACYALIRLGREPFSTALVIPFFKDVVVDLGWFFLAFGAFIIVGAGNAVNLTDGLDGLAIVPVMIAAASFGMIAYLAGNAVFADYLQINYIAGTGELAVLCGAVLGAGLGFLWFNAPPASIFMGDTGSLALGGMLGSIAVAVKHEIVLAVIGGLFVLEAVSVIVQVASFKLTGKRIFKMAPIHHHFEQLGWTEPQIVIRFWIISVMLALAGLSTLKLR comes from the coding sequence ATGTTTTACTGGCTCATTGATCTCTCCAACACGGTTCCGGGGCTAGGCATTTTCAAGCCGATGCTGAACGTCTTCCGCTACATCACCTTCCGCACCGGCGGCGCGATGGTGACGGCCGCGTTGTTCGTGTTCCTGTTCGGTCCCTGGATCATCGACAATCTTCGCCTGCGCCAGGGCAAGGGCCAGCCGATTCGCGCCGACGGGCCGCAGTCGCATCTCGTCAGCAAGAAGGGCACGCCGACCATGGGCGGCCTGATGATCCTGTCGGGACTTGTCGTCTCGACCGTGTTGTGGGCCAATCCGCTCAATCCCTATGTCTGGATTGTGCTCGCGGTGACGCTCGGTTTCGGCTTCATCGGATTCTATGACGACTATCTGAAGGTGACGAAGCAGACCCATGCCGGGTTCGCCGGGCGGACCCGCCTCCTGCTCGAACTCCTGATTGCGCTGGCGGCGTGCTATGCGCTGATCCGCCTGGGTCGCGAGCCGTTTTCGACCGCACTGGTGATCCCGTTCTTCAAGGACGTGGTGGTGGATCTCGGCTGGTTCTTCCTCGCCTTCGGAGCCTTCATCATCGTCGGTGCCGGCAACGCGGTGAACCTCACCGACGGTCTCGACGGCCTCGCCATCGTACCTGTCATGATCGCCGCCGCGAGTTTCGGCATGATCGCCTATCTCGCCGGCAACGCCGTGTTCGCCGACTACCTCCAGATCAACTATATCGCCGGCACCGGTGAGTTGGCGGTGCTGTGTGGCGCGGTGCTGGGGGCAGGCCTCGGCTTTCTCTGGTTCAACGCACCGCCGGCCTCGATCTTCATGGGAGACACCGGTTCGCTGGCGCTCGGCGGGATGCTCGGTTCGATCGCAGTCGCGGTGAAGCACGAGATCGTGCTGGCCGTCATCGGCGGCCTGTTCGTGCTGGAAGCGGTGTCGGTGATCGTGCAGGTGGCGTCGTTCAAGCTCACGGGAAAGCGCATCTTCAAGATGGCGCCGATCCACCACCACTTCGAACAGCTCGGCTGGACCGAACCGCAGATCGTGATCCGGTTCTGGATCATCTCGGTGATGCTGGCGCTGGCCGGCCTTTCAACGCTGAAGCTGCGGTGA